The following proteins are encoded in a genomic region of Candidatus Zixiibacteriota bacterium:
- a CDS encoding polysaccharide deacetylase family protein gives MRKTHRKARLGLYQRALVWALLVLVPALVVGPPVTAQKAKAKKKTTGQICITFDELPVASSFTETDAKHVTSGLLRALKNHKAPAAGFVVGNSIEGNYDLLGAWLNDGHLLGSLTKSHQDLHQLGWEPFIRDLSNGHNALEPMLAGFGQKQRFFRYPFLHYGNTVEAKREVKRYLAANDIFTAHATIVVEDYLYNLSLEKLGDEIDSADYFSIGDEYLDHVLEQLKRAEGQASEVLKRRCRHILLLRANQLNAEFLDELLTRLEEQGYRFISLDDALDDELYSAPEAYFGARGVGYIEMIRNSDSDLLPAE, from the coding sequence ATGCGCAAGACCCACCGCAAGGCGCGATTGGGACTTTATCAGCGAGCTCTGGTCTGGGCCTTACTGGTTCTTGTCCCGGCCCTGGTGGTAGGGCCGCCGGTGACGGCCCAAAAAGCAAAGGCCAAGAAAAAGACAACCGGCCAAATATGCATCACCTTCGATGAACTACCGGTAGCCTCGTCGTTCACCGAAACCGACGCGAAACATGTTACCAGCGGCTTGCTCCGGGCTCTGAAGAACCACAAGGCGCCGGCGGCCGGATTCGTGGTCGGCAACTCAATCGAAGGAAACTATGATCTGCTGGGCGCCTGGCTCAATGACGGTCACCTGCTGGGCAGCCTGACCAAATCTCACCAGGACCTGCACCAGTTGGGCTGGGAGCCGTTTATCCGGGATCTGTCCAACGGTCACAATGCGCTTGAGCCGATGCTCGCAGGCTTCGGCCAGAAACAGCGTTTTTTCCGCTATCCATTCTTGCATTACGGCAATACTGTGGAGGCCAAGCGCGAGGTAAAAAGATACCTGGCCGCCAACGATATTTTCACGGCCCATGCCACCATTGTGGTAGAGGACTATCTCTACAACCTCTCACTGGAGAAACTGGGCGACGAAATCGACTCGGCCGACTATTTCAGTATCGGCGACGAGTATCTCGATCATGTTCTCGAACAGTTAAAGCGGGCCGAAGGGCAGGCCTCGGAAGTGCTGAAACGTCGCTGTCGTCACATTCTCCTGTTGAGGGCCAATCAACTCAACGCGGAATTCCTTGATGAACTGCTGACCCGGCTGGAGGAGCAGGGCTACCGCTTTATTTCATTGGATGATGCTCTTGATGACGAGTTGTATTCAGCGCCGGAAGCATATTTCGGTGCCCGCGGAGTGGGGTACATCGAGATGATCAGGAATTCAGACTCGGACCTGCTGCCGGCGGAGTAA
- the pyk gene encoding pyruvate kinase, which produces MKKTRIIATYGPSIASAKKVGQLVEAGVNLFRINCSHGVTADFLKAARIIREGSKKSRYPVGLIMDIGGPKLRLGRFKGEIAVKPGQTINLGRRRSDPAKRTFEINYPEVLKAIQPKQRVFIDDGNIAFDVITASQGRVTLKARNSGQLSSGKGINLPDSKINLPTITAKDKDDIKTAVRLDADFIALSFVRSSDDIEQGRRLIKRWSGSQRLIAKLEKPEAIKRLDSIMRHSDGVLIARGDLGVEFAPEELPRLQKQIIAEANQHHIPVIVATQVLESMRFHPRATRAEINDVATAVYDFADGVMLSAETAVGQYPLEAVQTMRRVIETTEAHLQPPANPVTPTTEAEIAPSIADAVSRCQELCDAQLILAFTTSGFTVTLISKLFPAQPIIAITSEPRLQRQLSLCRSVYAVESDQPQSFDEMVACASQLCRRLKLARRGDKLIITGGVPFGSAHKTNMMMVHELKGGTQA; this is translated from the coding sequence ATGAAAAAGACCAGAATCATCGCTACCTATGGGCCTTCCATCGCATCTGCCAAAAAAGTCGGGCAGTTGGTCGAGGCTGGGGTTAATCTGTTTCGGATCAACTGCTCGCACGGAGTAACGGCCGATTTTCTTAAGGCGGCTCGTATTATCCGTGAGGGTAGCAAGAAAAGTCGCTATCCTGTTGGCTTGATTATGGATATAGGCGGACCGAAGCTCCGCCTGGGCCGCTTCAAAGGAGAAATTGCGGTCAAACCGGGCCAGACGATCAATCTCGGTCGTCGTCGCTCCGACCCGGCCAAGAGAACGTTTGAAATCAATTATCCGGAAGTCCTCAAAGCTATCCAGCCGAAACAGAGGGTTTTCATCGATGACGGCAACATCGCATTCGATGTGATCACTGCATCGCAGGGCCGTGTAACGCTCAAAGCCCGCAACTCAGGCCAGCTTTCCAGCGGCAAAGGGATCAATCTGCCGGATTCCAAAATCAACCTGCCTACAATTACGGCCAAGGACAAAGACGACATCAAAACAGCAGTTCGGCTCGATGCCGATTTTATCGCCTTATCGTTTGTCCGCAGCTCCGACGATATCGAGCAAGGGCGTCGGCTGATAAAACGATGGAGCGGGAGTCAGCGGCTTATTGCCAAGCTGGAGAAACCGGAGGCAATCAAGCGGCTCGACAGCATCATGCGCCATAGCGACGGGGTCTTGATAGCACGCGGCGATCTTGGTGTGGAATTCGCGCCGGAAGAACTGCCAAGACTGCAAAAACAGATTATTGCCGAAGCCAACCAGCATCACATTCCGGTAATTGTCGCTACCCAGGTGCTTGAGTCGATGCGCTTCCATCCCCGCGCCACCAGAGCCGAGATCAACGACGTGGCGACAGCCGTCTATGACTTTGCCGATGGTGTCATGCTTTCAGCCGAAACTGCGGTTGGTCAGTATCCCCTGGAAGCGGTCCAGACTATGCGTCGGGTAATCGAGACTACCGAAGCCCACTTGCAGCCGCCGGCCAATCCGGTCACGCCAACGACAGAGGCAGAAATCGCACCCTCGATTGCCGATGCTGTCAGTCGTTGTCAGGAACTATGCGATGCTCAACTGATTCTCGCCTTCACCACTTCCGGTTTCACGGTGACGCTGATTTCCAAGTTGTTTCCGGCCCAGCCGATTATTGCGATTACGTCGGAACCGCGGCTGCAACGGCAATTGTCGTTGTGCCGCTCGGTCTACGCTGTCGAGTCCGATCAACCGCAGTCATTTGATGAGATGGTCGCTTGCGCCTCACAACTTTGTCGTCGGCTCAAACTGGCCCGCCGCGGCGACAAATTGATCATCACCGGCGGCGTGCCGTTCGGTTCGGCGCACAAGACCAACATGATGATGGTGCACGAATTGAAGGGGGGTACTCAGGCATGA
- a CDS encoding DUF4440 domain-containing protein, with amino-acid sequence MTDTNTEKQKLLDTISAYAELAKEIGFAKAMREYLADDAVMMVDKLAPIQGRETIHKHLSQFGDVNITWAPFYIDMAASCDLAYTLGSWQLHTTGEDGQPEIHPGNYVTIWRKQPDGEWRCVFDAGHPGPPPA; translated from the coding sequence ATGACAGACACCAACACTGAAAAACAGAAACTCCTCGACACCATCAGTGCCTACGCCGAACTGGCCAAAGAAATAGGATTCGCAAAGGCGATGCGTGAGTACCTGGCCGACGACGCCGTCATGATGGTCGACAAGCTCGCCCCGATCCAGGGGCGCGAGACAATCCACAAACACCTGTCACAGTTTGGTGATGTAAATATTACCTGGGCTCCGTTCTATATCGACATGGCTGCTTCGTGTGATCTGGCCTACACCCTCGGCAGTTGGCAACTTCACACAACCGGCGAAGACGGACAACCGGAGATTCATCCGGGCAACTATGTCACTATTTGGCGTAAGCAACCGGATGGTGAATGGCGCTGTGTTTTCGATGCCGGTCATCCCGGGCCGCCGCCGGCTTAG